From a single Stomoxys calcitrans chromosome 4, idStoCalc2.1, whole genome shotgun sequence genomic region:
- the LOC106083217 gene encoding probable chitinase 10 produces MQNFNYLLTLAIFAFVGAADEANKIINCYFGSWAVVQESSQFKLESLNANFCTHLSCVYFDVASNGSLDALNNPNDANIVASKRAMTLKRKSSYLKSIIAVVGGPKTNFINIAVDEIKREIFIFSVLTLLIEYGFDGVDLFWPNVGRYDGEAYLLNTLLSNLGNAVKAFNFSLSISLKGELKDMQQWSKITDLWKEVDYVNVMAFNYTDTFYHAPFHKDKENSVQETMKYLLQNKSAPASKLLLGVAFFSNGYIVKKKERSSGKNVVKLYQSAPYRQISYNGLCSLLEETEFWYQKHLEATYIKYGGIFESFESPMTLAVKTDYVYELGLGGIAVWLLEHDDFVGGCGQSYPLMRLIHERMSCELDYDGGLGFLLTTIIVREYANLDILFVTPQNAISLTCPFMPLTEWWLPECLSMVYLSLLMLFACSCDASIIKLSTTSSYKPIINCYHGLWHYNYRSSKSFFKHLKLDTFNNSYCTHLSFAYIEVAEIKSILKRKPKTDNIDRYKLQHPQLKLIAVIGGPRDNSARLSEIAANPKGRGVFIKLVIQLTKYLGFHGVELHWRRLGPLPRDRMNFVTLTREMYESMMDFNFTFGISVRGDVKYARLWYDAPNLKANADYINVLAYNYSNTNVDLYHAPLYESGGHNIAASMAYWLGNGTPPQTLLLGIAFIGRSLIMKSDDNVPYRRGHWSKRRVKAYHEICLDEKLIGSRYAEEVGATFLINNNTWTGYESRQSIDIKMQFVYKASLRGVGIWTIENDDVFGICDESYPLLRMVHKKFNDDERWIVEE; encoded by the exons atgcaaaacttcaactaTCTGCTAACACTGGCTATCTTTGCCTTTGTGGGAGCTGCAGATGAGGCCAACAAAATAATTAATTGCTATTTTGGCTCTTGGGCTGTAGTGCAAGAAAGCTCACAATTTAAACTCGAATCGTTGAATGCCAATTTTTGTACTCACTTGAGTTGTGTCTACTTTGATGTGGCCAGCAATGGGTCATTGGATGCCTTAAATAACCCAAATGATGCCAATATCG TTGCAAGTAAACGAGCCATGACTTTGAAACGGAAAAGTTCCTACTTGAAGTCAATCATTGCTGTTGTTGGTGggccaaaaacaaattttattaacataGCAGTAGATGAAATCAAAcgggaaatttttatattttctgttTTGACATTGCTTATCGAATATGGCTTTGATGGAGTTGATCTATTTTGGCCCAATGTAGGTCGATATGATGGTGAAGCCTATTTATTGAATACACTTCTTTCTAATTTGGGAAATGC AGTGAAGGCCTTTAACTTTTCCTTGAGCATCTCGCTGAAGGGTGAACTCAAGGACATGCAGCAATGGTCCAAAATTACAGACCTGTGGAAAGAGGTGGATTACGTGAATGTTATGGCCTTTAACTATACCGATACCTTTTATCATGCTCCCTTCCACAAGGACAAAGAGAACAGTGTACAAGAAACTATGAAATATTTGCTTCAAAATAAGA GTGCCCCCGCCTCAAAATTACTCTTGGGAGTGGCTTTTTTTAGCAACGGCTATATTGTAAAGAAAAAGGAACGCTCTTCGGGTAAAAACGTTGTTAAACTTTACCAAAGCGCCCCATATCGGCAGATAAGTTATAACGGTCTATGCTCGTTGCTGGAGGAAACGGAGTTTTGGTATCAGAAGCATTTGGAAGCAACTTATATCAAATATGGTGGTATTTTTGAGAGCTTTGAAAGTCCCATGACACTTGCAGTCAAGACAGATTACGTATACGAATTGGGTCTTGGAGGTATAGCCGTTTGGCTATTGGAACACGATGACTTTGTGGGTGGGTGCGGTCAGAGTTATCCCCTTATGCGTTTGATTCATGAGAGAATGAGTTGCGAGCTGGATTATGATG GTGGATTGGGGTTTCTGTTAACCACCATCATAGTAAGGGAGTATGCCAATctagacattctgtttgtaacacctcaaaatgcCATTAGTTTAACGTGTCCATTTATGCCTCTGACAGAGTGG TGGCTCCCCGAATGTCTAAGCATGGTGTATCTAAGCCTATTGATGTTATTCGCTTGCTCATGCGATGCATCCATCATTAAGTTATCGACAACGAGCTCTTATAAGCCAATCATAAATTGTTATCATGGCTTATGGCATTACAACTATAGATCAAGCAAAAGCTTCTTTAAGCATTTAAAGCTCGACACTTTTAATAACTCTTACTGTACACATTTAAGTTTTGCCTACATTGAGGTGGCAGAAATTAAATCGATCTTAAAGCGAAAGCCAAAAACAG ACAACATAGACCGATACAAATTGCAACATCCCCAACTGAAATTAATTGCTGTTATTGGTGGGCCTCGTGATAATTCAGCTCGTCTTTCTGAGATAGCAGCTAATCCGAAGGGCAGGGGAGTCTTTATAAAGCTTGTCATCCAACTTACCAAATATTTGGGCTTTCATGGTGTGGAGTTGCATTGGCGTCGTTTGGGTCCACTTCCCAGAGACAGAATGAACTTTGTCACATTGACCAGGGAAATGTATGAGAG TATGATGGATTTCAATTTCACATTTGGCATATCGGTAAGAGGTGATGTCAAATATGCCCGCTTATGGTATGATGCACCCAATCTTAAGGCCAATGCCGATTACATCAATGTTTTGGCCTATAACTACTCCAATACCAATGTTGATTTGTATCATGCACCTCTCTATGAAAGTGGGGGACATAATATTGCTGCTTCCATGGCCTATTGGCTGGGAAATG GCACCCCTCCTCAAACGTTACTCTTGGGCATAGCCTTCATTGGCCGCTCTTTGATAATGAAATCAGATGATAATGTTCCATATCGACGCGGCCATTGGTCCAAGCGAAGGGTTAAGGCATATCATGAGATATGTTTGGATGAAAAACTCATTGGCAGCCGTTATGCCGAAGAAGTGGGGGCCACATTTCTAATTAATAACAATACCTGGACCGGTTATGAGTCTCGTCAATCTATTGACATAAAAATGCAATTTGTTTACAAGGCTAGTCTGCGTGGTGTTGGCATATGGACCATAGAAAATGATGATGTATTTGGTATATGCGATGAGTCATATCCGTTATTGCGAATGGTCCATAAAAAGTTCAATGACGATGAAAGATGGATTGTGGAGGagtga
- the LOC106083211 gene encoding chitinase-3-like protein 1, whose translation MLKISGLSIISLFAHVGAFYYDEKKINCYFGSWAVVRTEQPLELELIDPQLCTHLSCVHFDVASDGTLEAYKNPNDDNLVASKRAMTLKSKNPQLKVIAVVGGPNTNFIAIATNRTKQAIFKYTTLRVLTKYGFDGLDLFWPSLGVATGKEMKSIAKFLISMKYGMKAFNLTLGASLNGEVNDIQSWSKIPNIYLNYELDYINVMAYNFSTTIYHAPLYGNTNNTVENSMQVLSQNLVSASARLLLGVAFIGQAYQVSKGGYGRSNVVTLNARSFKRYVRYLDMCTEEQTNDIYYADEFGATFIKSRLSWTSYESVKTVVMKAEYAQELGLGGIAIWLLDDDDFLGRCGKRYPLLRAIHKTMNGPKDYDKL comes from the exons ATGCTAAAAATCAGTGGCCTCTCAatcatatcactttttgccCATGTGGGTGCTTTTTATTATGAtgagaaaaaaatcaattgttaTTTTGGCTCTTGGGCTGTAGTGCGAACGGAACAACCATTGGAACTTGAATTGATTGATCCCCAATTGTGTACTCATTTGAGTTGTGTTCACTTTGATGTGGCCAGCGATGGCACATTGGAAGCCTATAAAAATCCAAATGATGACAATCTAG TGGCTAGTAAACGAGCCATGActttaaaatcgaaaaatccacagttaaaagttattgctgttgttggtggcccaaatacaaatttcattgcaatagcAACCAATCGAACAAAGCAGGCAATTTTCAAATATACAACTTTGAGGGTGCTCACAAAATATGGCTTTGATGGGCTTGATTTGTTTTGGCCGAGTTTAGGAGTTGCTACCGGAAAGGAGATGAAATCAATTGCAAAGTTTCTGATTAGTATGAAATATGG tatgAAGGCCTTTAATCTTACTTTGGGCGCCTCGCTAAACGGTGAGGTCAACGACATTCAATCATGGTCTAAAATACCCAACATTTATCTTAACTACGAGCTTGATTACATCAATGTCATGGCCTACAACTTTAGCACTACCATCTATCATGCACCCTTGTATGGCAACACTAATAATACTGTGGAAAATTCCATGCAAGTTCTGTCTCAGAATCtag TATCCGCCTCTGCCAGATTGCTCTTGGgcgtggcttttattggtcaaGCCTACCAGGTGAGTAAAGGAGGCTATGGGCGTTCCAATGTTGTTACTTTGAATGCACGCTCTTTTAAACGTTACGTCCGTTATTTGGATATGTGTACAGAGGAGCAGACAAACGATATTTACTATGCCGATGAATTCGGAGCAACTTTCATTAAATCTCGTCTTTCTTGGACCAGCTATGAGAGTGTCAAGACCGTTGTAATGAAGGCGGAATATGCACAGGAATTAGGTCTTGGTGGCATAGCCATTTGGTTACTAGATGACGATGACTTTCTTGGCAGGTGCGGCAAGAGATATCCACTATTGCGAGCGATTCATAAAACAATGAATGGCCCTAAGGACTACGATAAGCTTTGA